In Pseudoclavibacter sp. Marseille-Q3772, the sequence GGGTACTGCTTGGCGCGAGCCGCCGCATCCGGCAGCCCCGCCTCGCCGAGCACCTCGATCGTGCGCTCACGGGCAGCAGAACCCTTTGGCATACCATTGGCAACGAGCGCTTCTTCGACCTGGGTACCGATCCGCCATACCGGGTTGAGGTTGGACATCGGGTCCTGCGGGATCATGCCAATCTCACTACCGCGTAGCTCCACCAGCTCACGCTTGGAGAGGTTGGTGATGTCACGGCCATCGAACTCGATCTTGCCGCCGGTGACCTTACCCGTACCGGGCAGCAAGCCAATAACGGCGGCTGCCGTCGTTGATTTTCCGGAGCCGGATTCGCCGACAATCGCAATTGACTGTCCCGGGTACGCGGTGAGGCTTACCCCACGAACTGCCGGCACGGTACCGGTGGAGGACTCGAATGCTACTTCGAGATCAGTGAGTCGCAGCAGCGGCTGCGTGTCCTGTTGAATCGTGTGTTCAGTACTCATTAGCGCTTCTTCGCCCCCTTCGGGTTGAGTGCGTCGCGAACGACGTCACCCATCATGATGAAGCTGAGCACCGTGAACGCGAGCGCGATCGAGGGGTAGAACAGCGTCATCGGCGAGGTTCGGATGCTCTGCTGTGCGGTAGCGATATCGCCACCCCAGGAAACCTCACTGGACGGCAAGCCAAGGCCGAGGAACGATAGCGTCGCCTCGGCGACGATGAACGTTCCCAGGGCCACGGTGGCGTACACGATGATGGGTGCGGTCGCGTTGGGCAGCACGTGGGTGAGCAGAATGCGCCATTCGGGTACACCGATCGCTCGCGCGGCCGCAACATACTCACCGTTCTTGGTTTCCATCACCGCACCGCGGGTAATACGTGCGATCTGCGGCCAACCGAACACACCCAGCACCAGCATGACCATCCAGATGTTGCGGCTGTCCTTGAACATCTGCATGAACACGATGGCGCCGAGCACGAACGGCACGGCAAAGAAGATATCGGTCAGACGCGACAGCAGTGAGTCGATCCATCCGCCAACGTACCCGGCGATCGCCCCGAAGGTGACGCCGACGAGCACGACGAATGCGGTGGTGAGCACACCGACGGCGAGCGAGTTACCGGCACCGTGAATCACACGCGAGTAGATGTCGCAGCCCTGTTTATTGAATCCGAAGATGTGGCCGGCGGTTGGCCCTTCCAGTGACCGCCCGGTTTCACAGAAGTTCGGGTCGACGCCGGTAAAAAGCTTTGGCAGCAGTGCCATGACCAACACGATCAGGATGAAGGCGGCAGAGACCCAGAACATTGGCCGTTTGCGCATGGCTAGCCAGGCCTCACCCATCACGGAGCGGGGCGCACTTTCGTCGCGTACCGCATCCACGGCGCCGAGGCCGGATTCGTCGACCTCCGCAACCCAGCGTTCTTGTCCGGGATAGTGCGTAATTGTCTTACTCATAGCGAATCCTCGGGTCGAGTGCGGCATAGAGCAGGTCTACCAATAGGTTGGCGATGATGTAGACGAGCACCAGCACAGTAGTGAATGAGACCACGGTTGACGCTTCACCGCGAATAATCGCCTGGTACAGCGTGCCACCAACACCGTTAATCGCGAAGATGCCCTCGGTAACGATAGCGCCTGCCATCAGGGCTCCAAGGTCGCCGCCGAGGAAGGTAACCACTGGAATCAGGGAGTTGCGCAGCACATGCCGGCGGAACACCTGTCCTTCGGGCAAGCCCTTGGCCCGGGCGGTGCGCACGAAGTCGCTGTTGAGGTTCTCGGATACTGACTGGCGAGTGAGCCTCACCACGTATGCGAGTGACACTGCTCCGAGCACAATTGCCGGCATGAGCAGCGACACAAAGGTCGGCTTCGGCCCAACGGTGTTCGGCAAAATGCCGAGTTTCACTCCGATAAAGAACTGCAGCACAAAACCGATCACGAAGGTCGGTACGGCAATCACAGTAAGCGTGGCAACGAGCACGGTGGAGTCGAACAGTCCCCCGCGGCGTACTCCGGCCCACACTCCGAAGAGGATGCCGAAGATCGCTTCGAAAGCTAGCGCCATTACGGCGAGTTGGATGGTGACGGGGAACGCTCGCGCCATGACGTCGATCACTTCACGGCCGGAGAACGTCATCCCAAAGTCAAGCGTGACCACGCCCTTGAGGTACAGCAGATACTGCATGATGAGGGGTTGGTCTAGGTGGTACTGCTGGCGGATCTGATTAGCGGCCGCTTCACTCAGGCCTCGGTCGCCACCGAGCGCCTGTACGGGGTCACCGGGCATGAGGTAGACCAGCGTAAAGATAAGAAAGGTCGCCCCGAAGAACACCGGGATGATTTGTAGGAGTCGTCGTCCGAGATATCTCAGCATATGTGTGGGTTTTCAGCTATTGACGCGTAAACGGGCGATGATCGGGGGCCGGCTTGCAGCCCCCGATCATGCTCTAGGTTATCGCGAAGGCGCTTATTCCTTCGTGACCTTGTGGTAGAGCGGAACGCCGTTGTAGCCAATCTCAACGTCGTTGACGCCGCTTGCCCAACCGGCTACCGAGTTCGAGTACCACAGCGGTACGGCCGGGAGGTCCTCAAGCAGGATCTCTTGTGCCTCGTTGTACTTCTTGTTGGCTTCCTCGACGGATGCGGACGAGTCACCTTCGGCGATCAGCTTGTCAACCTCGGGGTTCGAGTAGGCGCCGTCGTTCGAGCTGCCGTTGGTGGTGTACAGCGGAGCGAGGAAGTTGTTCAGACCCGGGTAGTCGGCCTGCCAACCGGAGCGGAATGCCACCTGGATCTTTTCCTCGGTGATCTCGGTGCGCAGCTCAGCGAACGAAGCGTATGGCTTACCCTGCGCCTTGATATCGAGGTTGTTCTTGATCTGGTTGGTGACCGCGTCAACCCACGGCTGGTGTCCACCATCGGAGTTGTAGGCGATTTCAAAGGTGCCTTCCCACGGGCTAATGGCATCAGCCTTCGCCCACAGTTCCTTGGCCTTCTCAGCGTTGAACTCGATGTTTCCAACGTTCTTGAGGTCGTCACTGTGACCGTCGATCACCGGCGAGGTGAAGTCCGTTGCCGGGGTGCGGGTTCCCTGGAAGATCTTGTCGGTAACCTCTTCGCGGTTAATCGCCATCGAGAGTGCCTGGCGACGCAGCTTGCCCTCTTCGCCGCCGAAGTGGTCGAGGCGCTCAGGGATGATGAATGTCTGGAAGACAGCACCGGGCTGGTTTACCGAGTTGCCACCGAGCTCACTCTCGTAGGTGCCGAATGCGGCGTCCGGAATGGCGTCGAGAACGTCGAGGTTCCCTGCGAGCAGGTCGCTGTAGGCAGCGTCGAGCTGTGCGTAGAGCTTGAAGGTGAGGCCACCGTTTGCCGGTTTACGCGGACCGTCGTACTTTTCGTTGGCAACGAGACGGATCTCGACGTTGTTCTCCCACGCCTCAAACTTGTACGGACCTGAAACTACGCTCGGGTTCTTGCCGTACGCATCCATGTCCTCGAACGCAACATCGGGCAGCGGCGCGTATGCCGAGTATCCGAGGCGGGTTGCGAAGTCGGCCGTCGGCGCGGTGAGGGTCACGGTGAAGGTCTGGTCGTCGACCTTCTTGAGCCCGGAGAGCTCGGTAACGTCCTTGCCCTCTTCAGCGCTGTAGCCCTCGATCAGCTCAAAGAAGTAGGAGTTGAGCTGCGCGTTCTTCGGGTTTGCACCGTAGTTCCACGCCTTGATGAAGTTGTCTGCGGTGATGGGCGAATCGTCCGAGAACTTGATGTCATCGCGGAGCTTGATGGTCCACACCTGGTTCTTTTCGTCCGGCTCAATCGACTCGGCGAGCTCGTTCTCGGTCGAGCCGTCGCCTTTGTAAGTCACCAGTCGAGCGTTCAGCTCGTCCACGACTCGGCCACCACCGGTCTCATTGGTGTTGGTTGGGATCAGCGGGTTCTGTGGCTCGGAACCGTTAGCGGTGATGATTGCGGCACCATCGCCGCCACCTGATGCGTCTCCACCGGCGCAACCGGTCAGGGCAAGCACTGCGGCAGCAGTGGCTGCGAGCGCCGAGAAAATCCGTTTGGTTTTCACTCTGTCTCCTTTGTGAGTGAGAGCCGCGACTGAGCCTGAGCTGTACTGCTTACACTCCGTCGCAAACGCGGGTTACTTGAAGGTAAACTTACCCGCAAACATGACAAGTTGAAAATAACCTGAGCAAATCGTTGTAAAACTCCGTTATTTTCGCCACATTTTCGAGCAAATTGTGAGCCGCACCACAACGGTTGGTTGTGGCCTGCCCGTCACCAACACGAGCTCCCTTGCCCGTGACGGTCACGAACAGAGTAGCGCGTTTGCCTCGCCAGTGTGAATGACGTTGGCTCAGCTCTCGATGCCGAACCGCGCCTTGAGCTGCGCCTTGCTGCTCGCGCTTCCTTCCAGCTGCAGTGCCAGCAACTCGGCATAGATACCGCCGGATGCCGCGAGTTCAGCGGGCGTTCCGATCTCATCCACACGCCCATCGCGCAGGGTCACGATGCGGTCCACGCTCGCGATTGTCGACAGCCGGTGCGCGATGATCAGGCTGGTTCGACCAACCATCAACTCCTCGATACCGCGCTGTACCAGCCGTTCCGAACGGGTGTCGAGAGCGCTCGTGGCCTCATCCAACACCAGCACTGGCGCGTCCTTCAGCATGGCGCGTGCTACCGCAAGACGCTGCTGCTGCCCGCCCGAAAGCTTGAGTCCTTGCTCTCCGATCAGCGAGTCGAGACCATCGGGTGTGCTCTGGATGAACTCCCACGCATTGGCTCGCTTAGCGGCCTCGACCACATCCTGCTCACTCGCATCCGGTCGCGAATAGGCGATGTTTTCGCGAATCGTGCCTGAGAACAGCGCCGGCCGTTGAAACACCACGCCGATCTCACCACGCACACCAGCCATCGGCAGATTGGCAATATCGTGACCAAAGAGCTCCACCTGCCCGGATGAAACCGGATAGAAGCCCAGCAGCAAGCTCACGATGGTCGATTTACCACCGCCAGACTCACTCACGAACGCCACGCGCTCGCCGCGGTTGATGGTGAACGAGACGTCGCGCAATACCTCACGGTCGTCTTCGTAGCCGAAGTGCACATTGGCGAAGCGAATCGCGGGGGCGCTCAAGTCGGTTTTAGCGATCAGGATGCTGCCGGTCTCCTCCGCCTGCACCCTTGCCGTCAGCACCTCTCGCGGGTCTGGTTCGAGTCCCATCACCTCGAAGTAGTCCTTCGACCCGGCGATGGCATGTTGGGCCGTATCGATGATGTAGCTCATAACCATCACCGGAGTGCGCGCCATCGAGATCAGCTGAATCAGCAGCACCATTGCACCGAGCGAAAAGGCACCGGATGCGGTCTGCCAGAAGATGATGACGTAGATCGCGAAGAATACGATCGCGAGCGCAATGCGGCGAATGGCGTCGAGCCGGTGCCAGCGGGTGGACTGCGCCTGGGTGAGCGTGACCGTAGCACCAAAGTGTGCTTGAAACACGCGGCGTTCGTGTCGTTCCTGAACGAACGACTTCACCACCGGCATCTGCTGCATGACCTCGCTGAAGCGTCCGCGCGCCGCATCCACATGCTCATTTTTCTCGCCCTCGTACCGCTGCCAGTGTTTCGAGGTGAGTGCGGTGAGCCAGATGTAGATCGGGAACATCAGCGCCAACAAGAGTGCCAACGGCCACGCGTAGATCGCCGTGATCGCGATCACCGCGACGGTGGTAATCATCATCGTGAAGAAGTTGTTCGAGAACGCTTTAATGAACTGCGTAACCTCGGTGATCGTGCGATCCAGACGCGAAACGATCGTTCCCGTGAGTTCGTTATCGAAGTACGACTGCGGTAATTGCAGCAGTTTGTCGTAGTAGCGGTTCGACATCGTTGCCCGCATCCGGGCCGTCATGATGTCACCGAAATATCCGCCGATTGCCGAAACAAACACGGTGATTACCTCGGCGATCAGGAACGCCACGGCGAACCACATCACCGTCACAATGCCGTCGTCGAAGCCGGTGTCGCCGGAGACAATCTGCACGATGTGATCCGTTGCGCCACCGAGCAAGAACGGCACGACTAGCTCCGAGGCAGCGCCGATGACGGCACAGATGACGATGGCGATGTAGTACGGGGTGAGTTCTTTGGTGAATCGAAACAGACGAATCAGCGAAGGCACTGATTCAATCTATCCCTCGGATGCGGTGGATTGGCACGCTCTCGCTACCAGCGAACAATTGCCGCAAACTGGCGGTTAAGGGTGGGCTTGCCTACGCACACTAGGCTCATCACATGCCATCCGTGCGATTGTTCGAAAACGGCACCGTGACCGAGGTTGATTCACCCAAAGCGCTGGTGAGTCATGTCCGCAGTAGTGGCGGAGCGTACGGCTGGATCGACCTCACGGTCGACGAAGAAGCGCTATTGCACGAGCTGGCCGACCTGTTCAGTTTTCACGAGCTCGCGGTTGAGGATGCGCTCAGCGAGTATGAGCGCCCCAAACTCTTGCGCTACACCAAGCACCAGGTGCTCACCCTGTCGACCACCACCTTCGCGCCGGAGAGCGGGCATGTGCACCTGCAACGTTTGACGGCGTTTATTTTTCCGCATCTGGTGGTTACCGTGCGGGAGACTGACTTTCCCATTGACGATGTTGTTGAGCTTGTGCGCGCCAATGAGGAGCGTTCTGAGTCGGGCGTTGCCTACCTGGTGTGGGCGATCTTGGACACGGTGGTTGACGACCACACTGAGACGCTCGAGCACATCGATGATTCGGTGGAAGACCTCACGATGTCGCTGTTCAGTGACGGGCACGATGCGGTTGACATGCAGCAGCGCTCCTACGTGCTGCGTCGCTCGCTGTCGCGATTGCAGCACGCAACCTTTCCGCTGCGCGAGGTCGTCAATGCGCTGCTGAGGCGGGCGCCCGGAATCGAAGTGAACAGGCTGGAGCCGTACTTTCTGGATGTGTACGACCACGTGCTCAACACGAGCGACTGGGCCGACTCGGTGCGTGACCACCTCGCCTCCCTGCTCGACACAAACCTGGCGCTGCAAAACAACCGGATGAACGAGACGATGAAGCAGATCACCTCGTGGGCGGCCATCATCGCGATTCCAACCGCCATTACCGGGTATTTTGGCCAGAACCTCGAGTTCCCCGGCTTCGGCACGCCCGCCGGCTGGT encodes:
- a CDS encoding magnesium transporter CorA family protein is translated as MPSVRLFENGTVTEVDSPKALVSHVRSSGGAYGWIDLTVDEEALLHELADLFSFHELAVEDALSEYERPKLLRYTKHQVLTLSTTTFAPESGHVHLQRLTAFIFPHLVVTVRETDFPIDDVVELVRANEERSESGVAYLVWAILDTVVDDHTETLEHIDDSVEDLTMSLFSDGHDAVDMQQRSYVLRRSLSRLQHATFPLREVVNALLRRAPGIEVNRLEPYFLDVYDHVLNTSDWADSVRDHLASLLDTNLALQNNRMNETMKQITSWAAIIAIPTAITGYFGQNLEFPGFGTPAGWWVSNGIIVTFGAVLYWIFRRNKWL
- a CDS encoding ABC transporter permease, whose product is MSKTITHYPGQERWVAEVDESGLGAVDAVRDESAPRSVMGEAWLAMRKRPMFWVSAAFILIVLVMALLPKLFTGVDPNFCETGRSLEGPTAGHIFGFNKQGCDIYSRVIHGAGNSLAVGVLTTAFVVLVGVTFGAIAGYVGGWIDSLLSRLTDIFFAVPFVLGAIVFMQMFKDSRNIWMVMLVLGVFGWPQIARITRGAVMETKNGEYVAAARAIGVPEWRILLTHVLPNATAPIIVYATVALGTFIVAEATLSFLGLGLPSSEVSWGGDIATAQQSIRTSPMTLFYPSIALAFTVLSFIMMGDVVRDALNPKGAKKR
- a CDS encoding ABC transporter substrate-binding protein; this encodes MKTKRIFSALAATAAAVLALTGCAGGDASGGGDGAAIITANGSEPQNPLIPTNTNETGGGRVVDELNARLVTYKGDGSTENELAESIEPDEKNQVWTIKLRDDIKFSDDSPITADNFIKAWNYGANPKNAQLNSYFFELIEGYSAEEGKDVTELSGLKKVDDQTFTVTLTAPTADFATRLGYSAYAPLPDVAFEDMDAYGKNPSVVSGPYKFEAWENNVEIRLVANEKYDGPRKPANGGLTFKLYAQLDAAYSDLLAGNLDVLDAIPDAAFGTYESELGGNSVNQPGAVFQTFIIPERLDHFGGEEGKLRRQALSMAINREEVTDKIFQGTRTPATDFTSPVIDGHSDDLKNVGNIEFNAEKAKELWAKADAISPWEGTFEIAYNSDGGHQPWVDAVTNQIKNNLDIKAQGKPYASFAELRTEITEEKIQVAFRSGWQADYPGLNNFLAPLYTTNGSSNDGAYSNPEVDKLIAEGDSSASVEEANKKYNEAQEILLEDLPAVPLWYSNSVAGWASGVNDVEIGYNGVPLYHKVTKE
- a CDS encoding ABC transporter permease; the encoded protein is MLRYLGRRLLQIIPVFFGATFLIFTLVYLMPGDPVQALGGDRGLSEAAANQIRQQYHLDQPLIMQYLLYLKGVVTLDFGMTFSGREVIDVMARAFPVTIQLAVMALAFEAIFGILFGVWAGVRRGGLFDSTVLVATLTVIAVPTFVIGFVLQFFIGVKLGILPNTVGPKPTFVSLLMPAIVLGAVSLAYVVRLTRQSVSENLNSDFVRTARAKGLPEGQVFRRHVLRNSLIPVVTFLGGDLGALMAGAIVTEGIFAINGVGGTLYQAIIRGEASTVVSFTTVLVLVYIIANLLVDLLYAALDPRIRYE
- a CDS encoding ABC transporter ATP-binding protein, whose product is MPSLIRLFRFTKELTPYYIAIVICAVIGAASELVVPFLLGGATDHIVQIVSGDTGFDDGIVTVMWFAVAFLIAEVITVFVSAIGGYFGDIMTARMRATMSNRYYDKLLQLPQSYFDNELTGTIVSRLDRTITEVTQFIKAFSNNFFTMMITTVAVIAITAIYAWPLALLLALMFPIYIWLTALTSKHWQRYEGEKNEHVDAARGRFSEVMQQMPVVKSFVQERHERRVFQAHFGATVTLTQAQSTRWHRLDAIRRIALAIVFFAIYVIIFWQTASGAFSLGAMVLLIQLISMARTPVMVMSYIIDTAQHAIAGSKDYFEVMGLEPDPREVLTARVQAEETGSILIAKTDLSAPAIRFANVHFGYEDDREVLRDVSFTINRGERVAFVSESGGGKSTIVSLLLGFYPVSSGQVELFGHDIANLPMAGVRGEIGVVFQRPALFSGTIRENIAYSRPDASEQDVVEAAKRANAWEFIQSTPDGLDSLIGEQGLKLSGGQQQRLAVARAMLKDAPVLVLDEATSALDTRSERLVQRGIEELMVGRTSLIIAHRLSTIASVDRIVTLRDGRVDEIGTPAELAASGGIYAELLALQLEGSASSKAQLKARFGIES